TTTTTGTGTTGCATACATGTCGACTTACTTGCTGAAGTTAATGCCAAACATCCCGCCACCTGCTCCTATGACAAACGCGATTCCTAAGTGCATTAGGTCTTTACCGTTCATGCCTGCATCCAATGCCAAAAAACCGACTAGAAGAACGATTAGTCCATACAGAATGCCTGTAATACCGCCTTGATACCAGCCTTTGTTCGTGGATCTTTTACCAGCGACGAAGCCGCCAGATAGCATGGCGAATGCGTGGACGATGTACGTATACAATGATAAATCCTGTTCTTGCATCTGTGTCATCCACAAGAGTATTGAAAGAATCAATGCGCCAAACAGCATCCATGCAAAGGCATAAAATAAGCCGGATAAAATGGGATGGGCCAGACGAAACGAACACCAGCGGCGAATGAGCTCCATGGATAATTCCTCCTGTACCAAGGTTTGAACTATTATCATTCTATGGCCAAGCTTCCCGGGTTAGTACCAAGTCGTAAGCAGTCTTTCTCTTTATTTCAATAATTTAGCCTTTTGTTTTTTGTATGAGCCAAGTGAGGAACGGTCAGAATACGTGTACAATGAACGACTAATGTCTTGTCGCAAGTACAGGAGAGGAGGCGAACCTATTGAGTCACGATATTTTTGCTCATATTTTTCGGACGCTGCTCATGTATTTTATTGTATATCTGGTGATGCGCTTGATGGGTAAAAGGGAGATCGGAAAACTGTCTGTTTTCGATCTCGTCATATCCATTATGATTGCGGAAATTGCTGTGTTCAGCCTGGAGGATATAAAACGTCCACTTTATGAAGGGTTGATTCCTTTAGGAGTGCTGTTAATTTTGCAAATCGGGATTTCCTATTTCAGTCTGAAAAGTCGGCGTCTGCGCTTACTATTTGATGGTAGGCCCAGTGTATTGTTCTCCAATGGACAACTAAACAAGGACGAAATGGCGAAGCAGCGTTATAACTTAGATGACTTGCTGTTACAACTTCGTGAACAAAATATAGAAAGTTTGGACGAGGTTGAATATGTCATTCTGGAAACAACAGGTAAACTCACGGTGATTAGCAAGGATATTTACGATGGCGCTAAACGCGAAAAAATAAAGCAGGAACAAAGCGAGAATGATTTGATAAGCAAAGAGCACCAGGAAAATAGAGTCCACCCTTCTCCACAAATCGGTGGAAAGTTTAGATATGAGGGACTGCCGATTCCATTAATTATGGATGGCAAGGTGCTGGATCGAAATTTGGAACGGATGGATATGAACCGTTTTTGGCTTAAAAATCAGATTCAAGCGAAGGGACACAAAGATTTTAAGGATGTTTTCTTATGCTCGGTCAACCATAGAGGGGATGTATATATTACACCACCGGTCTATGGAGAATCTTCAGATTAGCTTATTTTATGCTTTAAACCATCTTCTCAGGATTGGAATGCGTGTGAGGTTGTCCCAGTCGATCATTTTGATCAAGGTCATCAGGAAAAGGTACAGAATAATTCCCAAGCCTGCGGAAAAAATAAACTGGAGCCACATTTGATCGAAAATCGTTAAATGTCTGTAGGTATATAATACCGCTGCCGCCATAATGATCATGCCTATCCCGGTTTTCCAGAAGTCAAGTAAACGTACACGAAAGCGAAGCAGTCTGCTGACACTGAAGCCATGTAGGAGGGTAACGATAGCACTGTTAATACAGATGGCGATGACAGCTCCGTAGATACCGTACTGAGGCTGGGAAGCAAGCCATACAATCAGCCCAATTTTGATAATGGCTCCGACAAAGGTGTTCAATAAGGCGCTTCCAGGACGGTCTAACGCCTGAAGTGCTGCCTGAAGCGGGGCCTGAATGTACATAAAAAGTGCAAAGGGCGCCATGAGTTTAAGCATGCCCGCAATATCGCCATTATTGTAGAGCAGCACACACAGCGGCTCTGCTAATACATACATAATTACGGCAAATGGCGCTCCTGCGACTAAAGCAAGACGAAGCGATTGATGCAAACGTTTGTGAATGGCGGTAATATGCCCTTTTGCTGCTGCTTCGGATAACGAAGGCACGAGTGAAACAGCCAGCGAACTGGTAAGGGCTCCAGGTAGTAATAACACAGGAATAACCATGCCCTGCATGGCTCCATATTGTGCAGTTGCCACGCCAGTTGCAATGCCTGCTACGGCGAGGCTACGCATGCATAAGATAGATTCGAGCAAATAAGATAAGGAACCGACAAGCCTTCCAGCAGTAACGGGAACGGAAATCGACATAAGACGTGATAAAACGGATGATTGCTCGGTATGAACTTCTGAAGGTAAAGGCGCCTTCGGTTGAAGAATGTGATCTTT
This window of the Paenibacillus polymyxa genome carries:
- a CDS encoding TIGR04086 family membrane protein, which encodes MELIRRWCSFRLAHPILSGLFYAFAWMLFGALILSILLWMTQMQEQDLSLYTYIVHAFAMLSGGFVAGKRSTNKGWYQGGITGILYGLIVLLVGFLALDAGMNGKDLMHLGIAFVIGAGGGMFGINFSK
- a CDS encoding DUF421 domain-containing protein — protein: MSHDIFAHIFRTLLMYFIVYLVMRLMGKREIGKLSVFDLVISIMIAEIAVFSLEDIKRPLYEGLIPLGVLLILQIGISYFSLKSRRLRLLFDGRPSVLFSNGQLNKDEMAKQRYNLDDLLLQLREQNIESLDEVEYVILETTGKLTVISKDIYDGAKREKIKQEQSENDLISKEHQENRVHPSPQIGGKFRYEGLPIPLIMDGKVLDRNLERMDMNRFWLKNQIQAKGHKDFKDVFLCSVNHRGDVYITPPVYGESSD
- the spoVB gene encoding stage V sporulation protein B produces the protein MKKQTFIHGAIILLAAGIINRLLGFIPRIALPRIIGPEGVGLYQQGYPFFIVLVTLITGGIPLAVAKLVAEAETAGQPEMSRRILHTSLRFTITLSLIAMAICLVFAPWITSHLLTDSRVYYTFVSMSPMIVIVAVSSAYRGYFQGKQNMIPSASSSIAETVMRIFCVIWFAYLLLPHGVAYAAAGAMLGALAGEFIGMVVLLWQYAWNQRKDHILQPKAPLPSEVHTEQSSVLSRLMSISVPVTAGRLVGSLSYLLESILCMRSLAVAGIATGVATAQYGAMQGMVIPVLLLPGALTSSLAVSLVPSLSEAAAKGHITAIHKRLHQSLRLALVAGAPFAVIMYVLAEPLCVLLYNNGDIAGMLKLMAPFALFMYIQAPLQAALQALDRPGSALLNTFVGAIIKIGLIVWLASQPQYGIYGAVIAICINSAIVTLLHGFSVSRLLRFRVRLLDFWKTGIGMIIMAAAVLYTYRHLTIFDQMWLQFIFSAGLGIILYLFLMTLIKMIDWDNLTRIPILRRWFKA